From the genome of Candidatus Eisenbacteria bacterium, one region includes:
- a CDS encoding MBL fold metallo-hydrolase: protein MSTGWTELAAGIRIRQSRAFAMNSVVLLDREHSVVVDPGVMPSELDDVARVVVEAKPARVTLFFTHAHWDHVLGRPWFPGASAIGHDRLARELKRDRAAILDEARRIVEQHGESWTRGFDAFEPEEAVSGLRFMKLGEWKLVFRDAPGHSASALTLHLPDHQLLIAGDLLSDEEIPLLDGPPAHYRHTLEALLPLVRGGAIETLVPGHGSIARGREAVAARFEHDLAYLAVLEREVGAARAARLTVEQTLEQLATLEYRQARATRVHPHRALGQRHARVAGRLAGVVFQPLDRSVPTNRRSRGRRHGT from the coding sequence ATGAGCACCGGCTGGACCGAGCTGGCGGCTGGCATCCGGATTCGGCAGAGCCGGGCGTTCGCGATGAACTCGGTGGTGTTGCTCGATCGAGAGCACTCAGTCGTGGTGGATCCGGGAGTCATGCCTTCGGAACTCGACGACGTGGCGCGCGTCGTGGTCGAGGCGAAGCCCGCTCGCGTGACGCTGTTCTTCACTCACGCGCATTGGGATCACGTACTCGGACGCCCGTGGTTTCCGGGTGCTTCGGCGATCGGTCACGATCGGCTCGCCCGCGAGTTGAAGCGCGACCGCGCCGCGATCCTCGACGAGGCGCGACGGATCGTGGAACAGCACGGCGAGTCGTGGACGCGCGGCTTCGACGCGTTCGAACCGGAGGAGGCGGTGAGCGGTCTGCGTTTCATGAAGCTCGGTGAATGGAAGCTGGTGTTCCGCGACGCTCCCGGCCACAGCGCGAGCGCGCTGACCCTGCACCTGCCCGATCACCAGCTCCTGATCGCCGGCGACCTGCTCTCGGACGAGGAGATCCCGCTGCTCGACGGACCACCGGCGCACTACCGGCACACGCTCGAAGCGCTCCTGCCACTGGTGCGTGGCGGCGCGATCGAGACGCTGGTGCCGGGGCACGGCTCGATCGCGCGTGGGCGTGAGGCGGTCGCCGCCCGCTTCGAGCACGACCTCGCCTACCTGGCCGTGCTCGAGCGCGAAGTCGGCGCCGCGCGCGCCGCGCGCCTCACCGTCGAGCAGACGCTCGAGCAGCTCGCCACGCTCGAATACCGGCAAGCACGGGCCACACGAGTTCATCCGCACCGGGCACTCGGACAACGTCACGCACGCGTGGCAGGCCGGCTCGCGGGTGTAGTGTTCCAGCCGCTCGACCGTTCAGTTCCGACCAATCGTCGTTCTCGAGGGAGGCGCCATGGCACGTGA